The nucleotide sequence GCAGACCGGATACCTCGGCGAGCAGGGCGGCTTCGACGTCCTCGCCGATCACCGCCGCGATGGCGAGCAGCCGCCGCACCGAGGGCGCGAGGGCCGCCACTGTGGCACGCACGAGGTGGCCGAGTTCCGATCCGCCCGCCGAACGCGCGATCGCGCCGAGATAGAGCGGATTCCCGCCGGAACGGCGATACGCCTCGCGTATTTCCTCCTCCGCCAGCCCGCTGAGGAGCCTCCGGGCCTCGGGCTCGACCAACGGCGGCAGCGAGATGCCTCGCGCGCCCGGACGGCGCAGGAGATCCGGCAGGGCCGCGTCCAGCGCGGGCGTGTGCCCGGTGTCCCGATGCGTCGCGATCACGGCCAGCTTCGAGCGCCGCAATTCCCCCGCAAGATGCCGCAGAAGACGCAAGGACGCTTCGTCGGCCCAGTGCAGATCCTCCAGGACGACGACCAGGCCCGACGGTTCGGCGGCGGCCACCAACGCGTCCGACGCGGCGGCGACCAGGCGGAACCGTGCGGCCTGGACGTCGGCCACGCCCTCGGCCTCGGCGAAAGCGGCCGTCACGGCCGAATCGACCGACGGCAGCGCCTCGACGACGCGCCGCCACGGCCACAACGGCGGTGCTCCCGGATCGTCGGCGCACCGGCCCCAAACGACGGCGGTCGCGTCGGACACGGCCTCTTCGACCAGCCGGGTCTTACCGATCCCGGGCGACCCCGAGACGAGGACGAGCCCGCCGGAACCCGCGGCGGCGTCGGCGAGCCTGCCACGCAGACTCGCCAGTTCGGCCGCCCGGCCCACGAACGGTTCCCGGTTCACGAAAGGAGTATCGCTCCGCGGGCCCCATTCCGTACCGCACTGCGTACTGGCACTGATGTCCGGCGGCGGCCGAGGGCGCAGAGTCGGCGTGTCCGACGGAAAGGAAAGCCCATGTACGCCACCGTCCACCAGTTCCGGCGTTCGCACGCCGACGAGTCCGCGGGCTGGGGTCACGCCCTCGCCGCCGAACTCCACCCCGGCACGGGATCGCCGGGGACCTGCACTCTCGCCCAGGTCGGCGGCCTGACCGGTCTCGTCGTCGCGTTGTGGCGCGACCGCGGGTCCGCGCTAGCCGCTGCCGACCGTCGCACTCCCGGCACCTTCGACGTCCGGGTCTTCGAGGTCTCCGACGTCGAAGGCGGCCCGGCCGAGCCCAGGATCGCGCAGGCGACCTGGTTCGACCGGCCGCTGACCCCGGACCAGGCCGACGCCGCGCGGTTCGGCGGGCGCGAACGGATCCGGCCCGCGGTCCGGGGACTCGACGGGGTCGGCGGCTTCTACGTCCTGACCGCCGAAGACCGGTCCATGCTCGTCCTCGGCTTCACCGAGTCGATCGAAGTGATGGAAGCCGTCCAGAAGGCGATCATGAGCACGGAACTGCTGCCCGGCGAGGACCCCGCGCTGCTGCCGGGCCCGGACCGGATCGACGTCCACCGCGTGCTCCATACGTCCCTGCCCTCGCTCGGCCTGGTGGGTGAGCCGCGATGACCGCCGGGACGTCCGCGCGTGTCGGCACCTGGACCGTGCTCGCCGACCGGACCTCGGCCACGTTCACCGTCCGGAACTTCGGCTTCCGCGTGGTCCACGGCTCGATCCCGGTCAGCCTGGGTTCGGTGCGGGTCTCCGCGGACGGCGTCACTGCCGTCGAGGCCGCGCTGGACCTCGACGGCATCGACACCGGTAACGCCAAACGCGACGCCGACCTGCGCAAACCCGGACTGCTGGCGATCGACGCGCAGCCCGTCCTGACCTTCGCGGCCGACCGGGTCGAAGGCGGGCCGGGCGAGTGGTCGGCCCACGGTTCCCTCGGTGCACGAGGCGAGACTTGCCCTCTGACGGTGACCGCGACCGGACCGGCGGACAACGGCGACGGCACCTGGCGGGTGGTCGCCGGCGCCGTCTTCGACCGGCGGGCGATCGGTCTCCGCGCACCGAGGTTCCTGATCGGCAGGGAGATCACGATCGCGCTCGACGTCGTCCTCGCTCCGCCTGGGTGATCAGGCCCAGGCGGAAAGTTCCTTGGCGAGCGCGGACGGCCCGCAGGCGGTGCGCAACGTCGGCGCGCCGGGCCAGCAGTCCTGGTGTTCGCCGGTGCGGAGGCTTTCGGTGAACCTGGCGACCAGCCTCGGCTGCGACGCCACCGTCCGGCCGCCGAGGTAGGCGACGACGACGTGGTGATCGTCGCCCGAATGCGTCGCCACGGCGGCCGACCAGCCATGCTCCTCGTGCCACATCAGGTCCACGTCGCGCTCGGGGAAGCCGGGAAGACGCCAGTTCAGCCGCATCCGGGCGGTGACCGGACCGGCGAGGTCGACCGTGCACGCGTCCCTCCGTATCCCCAGTGCCGCGGCCACGTCCTCCAGGTAGGCGTTCAGCCTGGTCTTGAGCTCCAGACCTGCTTCCGTGGGCGCGGGGGTCGAGGTGGTCACGGTCCCTCATCTTCCTGTCACTTTGAGTTGGCGTGACGGGAATTACCCACCCCGGAGCGGCTTCACACCCTCATTTCGTCACACCACGGTTTCGGTTCGCTCAAGCCGTGGCTTCGATGACGCGGGTCAGTGCCTTGTGGAGCACCTCCAGCTCGGAGACCTCCATCCCGAGCTTCTCCACGACGCGGTACGGGATTTTTTCCGCTTCCGCGCGCAACGCGCGACCGGATTCCGTCAACTCGACCGTCAGCAGCCGCTCGTCCTCGGAACTGCGCCTGCGCGTGACGTAACCGATCGTCTCCAGGCGCTTGAGCAACGGTGACAGCGTCGCCGGCTCGGCACGCAGGGCGACACTCAGCTCCTTGACGGCCTGCGGGCCCCGCTCCCACAACGCCAGCATGACCAGGTACTGCGGATGGGTGAGCCCATGGGGTTCCAGCAGCGGACGGTAGATGGCGATTACGCTGCGCGACGCGACCGACAGCGCGAAACACACCTGACGCTCCAGCGCGAGCGGATCCTCGCCCAGATCGATCGACTTCATCTCCGGTCCCTCCGAGTTCATGCCGCCGATCCTAGTCGTCACACTAATGTTTAGCGTACTAATCATTAGTGTACTGTGAGAGCATCGACGGAAGGAGTCGCCCGATGCCCCGCAAGCGCCCGGACGTGTTCCGGTGGCTGTGGTACTCGCTCGGCGGCAGGCTGCCCGAGCGCTACCACGACTGGATCCTCCACGACGCGACCACGGGAACCTGGCGCTGGCGGCACGTCGCCCGCAGCACGGTGATGATCGCTCCGCTCTGCGCCGTGTGGCTGCTCCTGCCCGGCCCGCTCACCCTGCGGCTGGCGATCGTGCTGATGGCCGCCCTCGTCGCGTACTTCTACTCGATGGCCTACATGGAGGAGAGCATCGAGCACCGGCTCGCCAAGAACGGCTTCCCGCCGGGCACCGGCCGCCGGACGCGCGCGGAGGCCGTCGCGGTCGCGGAAGCCGAGGTGACCGAGCGATACCTCGCGCGGTACCGGAACCAACCCTGATCCCTTCGTCACGGTGCCCGTCTCCGCCGCGACACCCGGCATAGTCGGCACCCCTGCGGAAGCCGCCCGCGACCAGGACGGATGAGCCGTCGCGGCTAGAGTGCGCGGTGATGAGACGCAAGGTCCGCCCGCCGCTCCCGCCCCGTCACGGGCTCGATCCCGCGAGGCTCAAGATGCCCGCCGAGGGGCCGTGGACAACGTTGCGCGAGCACCTCGTCGAGCGGCTCCCCCGGGTCGCGCCCGAGCGGATCGAGGAGATGCTCCGGGAGGAGCGCATCGTCGGGCTCGACGGGCCGCTCGGCGTCGATTCCCCGTTCGTGCCGGATTCGTTCATCTGGTTCCATCGCGACCTGCCCGACGAGGTCGACGTGCCGTTCGAGGTCTCCGTCGTGCACCGCGACGAGCATTTCCTGATCGCCGACAAACCGCATTTCCTCGCGACGATCCCGCGTGGGCGGCACATCCTGCAGACCGCGCTGGTCCGTCTGCGCCGCGAGTTCGACCTTCCGCAGCTGACTCCGGCGCACCGGCTCGACCGGGTCACCGCGGGGCTCATCCTGTTCGTGATCACCCCCGAAGTCCGCGGCAAGTACCAGACGATGTTCCGGGATCGCCTGGTGCACAAGGAATACGAGGCGATCGCCCGGTACGACCCGAAGGTCGTGCTGCCCCGCGAGATCAGCAGCCGCATCGTCAAGGAACGCGGGGTCATCGCCGCGCAGGAGGTCGACGGGCGGCCCAACGCCGAAACCCGCGTCGAACTCATCGAGCACCGCGACGGCCTCGGCCGGTACCGCCTGATCCCCGCGACCGGCCGCACCCACCAGCTCAGGTTGCACATGAGCGGACTCGGGTTGCCGATCCTCGGCGACGACTTCTACCCGGAGCTGACCGAGACCCCGCTCGACGACTTCACCGAACCCTTGCAGCTGCTGGCGAAGGTCCTCGAGTTCACCGATCCGGTCACCGGGGAGCGCCGCCGGTTCGAGAGCAGGCAGACGCTCCAGGCGTGGACGGACCTCCACGCGTGGCGCCGCGGGCCCTTGCCGTGAAGGCCTCCTTACCTACCCTGAAGGTAGTGAAGGAGGCCTTCCCAGACTTAGGGCTTACTTACGCCAGAACTTGATCCCGCTCCACGTCACCTTGACCGGCCCGGCGCCGCTCGCCGTCCGATAGGCACCGAACTTGTCGTAGTAGCTCCCGCCGCTGCTGCTCACGGTCTGCTTCAGCGAGCCGTTGATGTACACCTTGTGGGTGCTCCCGACCTGGTGCACGGTGTTGACCCGCACGGACGTGCCGACGGTCGCCCCGCTCCCCAGGGTGTCCCCGCCGTGGACGGCGTAGAGCCGCCCGCCGCGTTCGACCGCGAGCATGAAGTACGGCCCGGCGGTCGGCGCGTCACGGAAGGTCTGTTTCAGGCTGATCCGGGTGCCCGCCATACTGGTGATCCGGAACGATCCCTCGAACTGCCTGGTCCCGCCGGTGTAGGTCACGTAGCGCCGTTCCGCGCGCTGATCCCCGCTTCCGGTGGAGCAGGTCAATTCGAAGTTCAGCCCGTCGACGGTGCCACAGCCGCGCTCCTGGACGTTGAACGACGGGTTCTCCGCCGTCCACGGCCCGGTGCCGACCTGGGCGCTCGCCGGCATCGCCGACGCGATCAGGCCGAGCACGGCCGCCGCGACCACCCCGGCGGTCCGAAGTCGTCTCCGCATCCTGCCTCCTGCACACTCAGGGCGGCGGTGTTGGTCCAGACCAGGACCAGGCTGTGACTGTACGAGCGCGAACCGTCGTCGGACAAGACGTGGACGCCCCGGCGTCCCGCTGATTGGGTAACGACGGTGATCCTCTCCTTGACGGTCCCGGAAGGACCGGCGGCCGGGTCTGAACAGAACGTCGACCCGGGTGACGTCCTGCGCCTGGAGGCCGGGGTGATCGAGGTCGTGCCCGCCATCGACTGTCCAAGATGGGCAGTCGACGCCCGTGGCATCGAGTGAAATCCCGGACGCCGCGCCCCCAGAAGCTCGCCGACCCCCTCGGCCACGACAAGGATCCACTGAAGGTGGACATCCGCAAGCTCGAGAACCTCGGCCTCACGCTCAGCCTCGAAGTCGGCTACCGGATCTCCCCGCGCGGCGCGGCCTACCTGCGCCTTACCTAGGGTCCCGGTAGAACGCGCCGAGTTCCGGCGCGAGCCGTTCCGGCGGGACACTGTGGAACTCGCCGTCCAACCCGACCTGCCGCGCCCCGGGCACCACCTTCGCGGTGACGAGAGCGGCGGTCTTCAGCCAGTCCGTACTGCCGTTGCTGTTCACCACCAGGACGGGTGCCGCGATGGACGCCAGCTCGCCAGGCACCTTCGAGTCCTTCATCACGAAGGCGTCGTAAACGAGCGTGGGCGCGAACGACCGCAGTTCGGCCCACACCGGCGACGCCTTCGCTTCGGTCACGACCTCCTCCGGGGAGCCGACCGCGGACATCATGAACAGCGCGACGGCGTCGTCCCACCGGTCCGCCGCGACCAGCTCGCGCATCTCGTCGGCGTACCCCTCGGGGACTTCTTCCGTTTCACCGCGATAGGGCGGCTCGAAGACCGACAGCCGCGCCATCGGCACGCCGGCCGCGGCGGCGAGGAGAGCCAGCGCGCCACCTGAGGAGATGCCGTGCACGATCGCCGGCTCGCCGAGCGCGGCGACGACCGCGGCCAGATCCTCGATCTCGCGCTCGACCGCGTACGGCGCGGTGTCCCCGCTGCCGCCGCGGCCCCGCCGGTCGTAGGTCACCACGGAGAACTCGGCCATCAGCTCCGCGACCAGCGGTTCGTCACCGTGCCGGTCGTTGCCCGCGCCCGCGACGACGACCACGACCGGTCCCGCGCCACGCCGTTCGAACACGATCGGCGTGTCGTCCGCGGACCTCGCTGTGTCGATCATGCGAACCATCGTGCCAGTCGAACACCCGTTCGACAAATGAGCGGAACCGGGGTAGGTTCGGTTGCCATGACCCCCGCGCTTCAAGCCTCGCTGTTCGACGAGTGCGCCGCGCTCGGGCTGGGCTCGCTCGACGGGCTCCGGCGCACCGAGCTGACCCGTGGCGCCTGGATCGACGTGCTTCCGGGCTGGCTCTCCGGCGCGGACGAGCTGTTCACCCGGCTCGCCGAAGACGTGCCCTGGCATGCCGAAAGGCGGCAGATGTACGACCGCGTCGTCGCCGTCCCCCGGCTGTTGGGCTACTACCGCGAGGGCATGCCACTCCCCCACCCGATCCTCACGGAGGCAAGGGAGACGCTCTCCGCACACTACGCGGACGAGCTCGGCGAACCGTTCGTGACCTCCGGCCTGTGCTTCTACCGGGACGGGCGCGACAGCGTCGCCTGGCACGGCGACGACACCGGCCGTTCCCGCACCGAGGACACCATGGTGGCGATCGTCTCGGTCGGCGCCGCCCGCCAGCTGGCCCTGCGGCCGCGTGGCGGGGGCGAGACCGTCCGGCACGCCCTCGGCCACGGCGACCTGATCGTGATGGGCGGCAGCTGCCAGCGGACCTGGGAACACGCCGTCCCCAAGACCGCCAAACCGGTCGGGCCGAGGATCAGCATCCAGTTCCGCCCGAGAGGAGTCGCCTGACGATCAGTCCAGCAGCACGGGCAACGCGTCGACGCCGTAGACGATCGAGACCTTCCGGAAGCTCACCGCGTCCGGATCGATCGCCAGCCGCATCTCGGGGAACCGGCGTACCAGCGCGGGATACGCGGTGCGCAGCTCCATCCTGGCCAGTTCGGCACCGATGCACCGGTGGATGCCCCAGCCGAAGGCGAGATGCGACGTCGGCTCGCGGGTCGCGTCGAACTTCTCCATGTCCTCCCCGAGGTCGCCGTCACGGTTCGCGACGTTGAGCGAGACCAGCACGATGTCGCCCTTCGCGATCCGGACGCCCGCGATCTCCATGTCCTCCTTGGCGAAGCGCGGGAAGGCCATCTGCACGACGGTCAGGTAGCGCAGCAGTTCCTCGACGAACTTGTGGACAGCGCTGTCGTCGCCGCGAACGGTCTCGAACAGCGAGCGGTCCTTGAGCAGCACGAGCGCGCCGAGCGCGAGCATGCTCGCCGTGGTCTCCAGCCCGCCGGTGAGCACGCCGTCGGCAAGGCCCGCGAGTTCGCGGTCGTCGATCTCGTCGCCGTGCTCCTTGATGAGCATGCCGAGCAGTCCGTCGCCCGGGTTCTCCCGCTGCTTCTTGACGATCTCGTCCAGATAGGACAGTGACTCGGTCATCGCTCCGAGTGACGCGCCCGCGCCGCCGAAGAGGTCGAACCGGGCGGTGCTCAGCCGCTGGAAGTCGTCACGGTCCTCGTACGGGACGCCCAGCAGTTCGCAGATCGTCAGCGAGGGGATCGGCAGCGCGAAGGCCTCCCACAGGTCGACGGGACCGTCGGCCTTCGCCATCGCGTCGAGCTGATCGGCGACGATCTCGTCGATCCGCGGCGCCAGGCGCGACAACCGTCGCATGGTGAACTCCGGCGTGAGCAGGCGCCTCAGCCGGGTGTGCACCGGCGGATCGGCGAACCCGAGCCCGCCGGGGTTCTGGTCCTCGGTCACGCCCGCGTTCCCGACCAGGTTCGTGAAGTCGTTGCTGAACTCGCTCACCTTGCCGAGGACGGCCTTGGCCTCGTCGTAGCCGGTGACCAGCCAGCCGTTCATCCCGAACGGCAGGTCGAGCTTGCTGATCGGCTCCGTCGCGCGGATCCGGCCCAGCTCGGCCACCGGGTCGAGACCGTCGCGCTTGAGCGGCAGCAGCGCGTTGTCCGGGATGATCGACATCTTGGACAGGTCGAAGCCGTTCTTCTGCTGACGCGCGAGGTAGCGGCGGCCGATCCATGCCAACACACGCGAGCGAATGCTCCCCATACCTCGCACCCTACTCCAGCCGCTGACCACCTGACCTGGCACAACAGGCCACCTTCGGCCGGCAGGACGCACGACGGCCTTACCCGGCCGTCCCACTCGATTAGTCACATCCAGAAAGTCGCTTTTCCCTGGCGAGAGGTTCCCGGCGACCGGGAGACGTCGGTCACCGTCGGTCACGACGAACCGCGGGTAACGCCTGACATCGGACGCGCGTCGTGAGAGTGTCGGACCCTACTGGGAGGATTCGGGCATGTCAGCCGCGCTCATCGGACGCGACCATCCCGCGGGGGTGCTCCGCGCGGAGATCTCCCGTGCCGCCGAAAGCCACGGCGGGCTGGTGCTGGTCACCGGCGAGGCCGGGATCGGCAAGACCACGCTCGTCACCGGCGCCGCCGAAGAGGCGAAGCGCCTCGGTGCCCTGGTGCTCAACGGGTCCTGCTGGGACTCGGCGAGCGCGCCGGGCTATTGGCCGTGGACACAGGTGGTCCGCGGGTTGCGGCGCGCGGTCGGGCAGGGCCGCTGGGCCGCGATGGCCGACAGCGAATTGGACGTCCTGCTCGGCGAGGCGCGCGGCGACGGCGCGGCCGACGGGTTCCGGCTGTACGACGCGGTGACGAGCGTGCTGGTGGCCGCCTCCCAGGACCAGCCGGTCGTGGTGGTGCTCGACGACCTGCACTGGGCCGACGCCGCGTCGCTGCGGTTGCTCGAGTTCGCCGCGCAGCACACCTGGTTCGAACGGCTGCTGCTGATCGGCACGTACCGGGACGTCGAGGTCGAGGCCACCGATCACCCGCTTCGCTCGCTCATGATGCCGCTGCTCGCGAAGGCCACTTCGGTCACTCTCACCGGCCTCGAACCGGACGAGGTCGGCGCGCTCATGACCAGGACGGCGGGCGCGGCGCCCGACGACGAGCTGGTCGCCGAGGTCCACCGCCGCACCGGCGGCAATCCGTTCTTCGTCGAACAGACGGCGCGGCTCTGGCACAGCGGCGGTTCCGCCGAGACCATCGCACCCGGCGTGGCCGACGCCCTGCAGCGACGGCTTTCCCTGCTCCCCCAGCCGGTCCTCGATCTGCTGACCACCGCGTCGGTACTCGGCAGGGAGTTCCACCGCCGGCTGCTCGCGGGCGTGGCGTCGGCGCCCGTCCCCCAAGTGGACCGGCTGCTCGACCAGGCCGTCACGGCACGACTCGTGGTGGTGCAAGGACAAGGGCGCTTCGCCTTCGCCCACGACCTCGTCCGCGAAACGCTGTACGCGAGCATCTCCGAGTCGGACCGCCGGAAACAGCACACCGCCGTCGTCGCGGCCGTCCGCGAGACGCCGACGTCCCGGGACAGCCTCTTCCCCGCGGACCTGGCCCGCCACGCGCTGCTCGCCGGGCGGGAAGTCGATCCGGACGAAGCCATCGACCTGTTGCTGGCCGCCGCGATCGACGCCACCGGCCGGATGGCGATCGAGGAGACGACCACGCACTACCGGCGGGCGCTGGAGATCGCCGAGGACCGGCGGCGGCAGGCGGTCATCGCCCTCGAACTGGGCGCCCACCTGACCCGCCATCACGAATCGGACGAGGGCAGACAGGTCCTCGACGAGGTCACCGTGCTCATCCGTGAACTCGACGACGACGATCTGCTCGCCCGCCTGGCGCTGACCCTCGTCCGCGCCGATCACAAGAGCGTCCGGGTCGACGAGACGGTCAAAGTGCTCACCGAAGCGCACGCGCGGCTTTGCGGACGCGAGCCAGGGCAGGAGCTCACCGTCGAGGAGATGACCCAGGAACTTTCCGCGCGCATCATGATGACCGCCCGCGACGACCACGACGATTCCGCGCTGCTGTTCGGTTTGTGGGCCCGGCACGACTCGATCTGGGGGCCGGGCAGCGCCGCGGAACGGGAACGGCTCACCGACGAACTGGTCGCCGTCGGCCGCCGCACGGCGAACCCGGAATTGGAGCACTACGCGGCGTCCTTCAAGTGGGTGGCGCAGCTCGAACAGGGCGATCCCCGGTATTTCGAGCAGTACCAGGAATTCCTCGCACTGGCGGCCACCGGCAGGGCGCCGAGTTCGCAGCTGGCGTCCCGGATCGACCAGAGCATCATCGCCACCCTGCAGGGCCGGTTCGGCGAAGCCGAGGCGTATATCCATCAGGTGATCTCGTGCCACGCCGGCGATGAGCATCCCCATTTCGCCGACCTGCACCAGCTGCAGCGGTGGATCCGGTGGTGCCTGGAGGGGCGGTTCGACGATCTCGCCGGGCTGCACCGCGAGATCTCGCGCAGCGGATACGTCTACGGCCGGATGCTGGAGGCGATCACCGCGGCCCAGCGTGAAGACGTCGGGGAGGCCGTCCGGCTCACCGCTCTCGCGGCGGATGTGAAGCCGTATCCTCGCGATCTGGAAGCGTTGTGGTTGCGCTGCCAGGCGCAGACGGCGGCCGTCTCACGCGATCCCGAACGCTGTGAAGCGGCCCGCGCGCCGCTCGCGCCCTACAGTGGGGAGTGGCTGGTTTCCCTGTACGGCTGCGAGATCTCCGGCCCGGTCGACCTCTGGCTCGGCAGGCTCGACCTGGCGCAGGAACGCTGGAACGACGCGGTGGACCGGCTGCGCGGCGCCATGCTCTCCGCGGATCGGCTCCGGGCCACGGTCTGGGCGACCGAGGCCAAATCCTGGCTGGTGAAGGCGCTGCTCGGCCGGAACCTCGAAGGCGACGCGGCGGCCGCGGCGGCCCTCCTGTCCGAGGTGACCGAAGAAGCCACCGCGCTCGGCATGCGGCCGGTCGTGGCCAGGATGACGAAAGTGCGGGAGGGGACGCGGGCCCAGGCGGCGCCGAGGGCGGAGTTCCGTCGCGACGATGCCGTGTGGACCTTGCACTTCGACGGCGTCACCGCCCACCTCCCGGACTCGAAAGGCTTGCGGGATCTGCATTTCCTGCTCGGCAGGCCGGGTTCGGAGGTCGCGGCCGTCCGGCTGCTCGATCCCGAAGGCGGCGAGGTGGTCGTCGCCGCGAAGAGCCTCGGCGGCGATGCCGTCCTCGACGACGAGGCGAAGGCCCGGTACCGCGCGCGGCTCGACGAACTGGACGAACTGATCGACGCCGCGACCGGGATGGGCCAGGACACGCGCGCCGCGGCGCTGGACCGAGAACGGGACGCGCTGCTCGCCGAACTGCGGTCCGCGGCCGGGCTCGGCGGCCGCACCCGGCGGCTCGGTGACGAGGCGGAACGCGCCCGCAAGACGGTGACCGCGCGGATCCGGGACACCCTGCGCAAACTCGACGAGCAGCATCCGGCGCTGGCCGCGCACCTGCGCGCGGCCGTCACCACCGGTTCCTCATGCCGCTACACGCCCGAAGACAAGGTCCCCTGGCGGCTGTGAGTCTTTCCGACTCGTGAGTGGCTAGGACGGTTAGAACCGTCCTAGCCACTCACGAGGGTGGGGCTCACTTGCGGTTGTAGAGCCGCATCGTCAAGGTGCCGAAGACCGCGAGGATGACCGCGCCGGCGATCAGCACCCAGGTGATCTCGCCGCCGTCCCAGTTGCCGTCCATCATCGAGCGGACCGCCGCGACCACGTGGGTCACCGGGTTGACTTCGACGAAGGCCTGCAGCCAGCCCGGCATCGTCTCCGGACTGACGTAGATGTTGCTGAGGAAGGTCAGCGGGAACAGCACCATCATGCTGACCCCCATCACCGACTTCTCGCTGCGCAGCAGCAGGCCGAACATCGTCCAGATCCACGAGAACGCGAACGAGAACGCCAGCAGCAGGAGGATCGCGGCGGCCACGCCACCGAATCCGCCGCCGGGGCGGAAGCCCATGATCAAGCCGACGCCGAGGATCACCAGCGACGCGATGAGATACCGCAGCATGTCACCGAGCAGATAGCCGACCATCGCCGACGGCCGCCAGATCGGCAGCGTGCGGAACCGGTCGAACACACCCTTCTCGATGTCGGTGTTCACCGAGATCCCGGTGTACATGGTGATCATCAGGATGCTGCTCGCCATGATGCCCGGCAGCAGGAACTGCAGGTACTGCGTCGGCGAACCGGACAGCGCGCCGCCGAACAGGTAGGTGAACATCAGCGTCATCATGATCGGGAACGCCGTGACGTCGAACAGCTGCTCGGGCACGTGCTTGATCTTCAGCATCGCGCGCCACCCGAAGGTGACCGAAGTCGAAAGCGCGCTGGGGCGCTGAGGACGGTTCTTCGCGATCAGGACGGCGGCGAGATCCTCCGCCTTCGGTGCCGCGAGAACGGGTTCGTTGTCTTTGACTGCCGTGGTGCTCAAGCTGATCCCTCCTCTGTACCGCGCGCGTCCGCGATCGAGTCGCCAGGGCGCACGTATGAATCGACTCTTCTGGCCGGGAGACCGGGCGCCCTGCCGCCCCGATAGCGGGGCAGGGCAGGCGCGCGCCTTTCGGTCGCCGGACGTACTGGTGGCGGACTTGACTCCGCGGTCAGGCCGCGCTCTCCTCAGGCGTGGCGGTGCGGTCGGTCAGGGCCAGGAAGACCTCGTCGAGGCTCGGCTGGCCGAGGGAGAAGGTGTCGACGACGATTCCGGCGCGCGCGAGTTCGCTCAGCGCGCGTGCGGCATGCTCGGCGGCGCCCTGCTCGGTGCTTTCCCCCGAGAGCCGCGCGGTGAGCGCGACGGGGTCCGGCTCCAGCAGCACCTGTGCCTCCAGGGTGCGGACGAGCAGCGCTTCGGCATCGGCACGCTGGTCGGCCTCGCGCAGCCGGACGTGGACCGCGCCGGCCCCGACCGACGCCTTCAGCTGCCCCTTGGTGCCTTCGGCGATCACCTTGCCGTGGTCGATGACCGCGATCCGTGAAGCCAGCTGGTCGGCCTCGTCGAGGTACTGCGTGGTGAGCAGGACAGTGGTGCCGTGCTTGACGATCGCGCGCACGATGTCCCAGACCTGGTTGCGGCTGCGGGGATCGAGCCCGGTCGTCGGCTCGTCGAGGAAGAGCACGTCCGGGGTGTTGAGGATGCTCGCGGCGATGTCGATCCGCCGCCGCATCCCGCCGGAATAGTTCTTCACCTGCCTGCCCGCGGCCTCGGTCAGGCCGAACGCCGCCAGCAGTTCCTCCGCCCGGGCACGGGCGGCCGGTTTGCGATGCCCGGTCAGC is from Amycolatopsis lurida and encodes:
- a CDS encoding alpha-ketoglutarate-dependent dioxygenase AlkB, with the translated sequence MTPALQASLFDECAALGLGSLDGLRRTELTRGAWIDVLPGWLSGADELFTRLAEDVPWHAERRQMYDRVVAVPRLLGYYREGMPLPHPILTEARETLSAHYADELGEPFVTSGLCFYRDGRDSVAWHGDDTGRSRTEDTMVAIVSVGAARQLALRPRGGGETVRHALGHGDLIVMGGSCQRTWEHAVPKTAKPVGPRISIQFRPRGVA
- a CDS encoding MarR family winged helix-turn-helix transcriptional regulator, with protein sequence MKSIDLGEDPLALERQVCFALSVASRSVIAIYRPLLEPHGLTHPQYLVMLALWERGPQAVKELSVALRAEPATLSPLLKRLETIGYVTRRRSSEDERLLTVELTESGRALRAEAEKIPYRVVEKLGMEVSELEVLHKALTRVIEATA
- a CDS encoding alpha/beta fold hydrolase; translation: MIDTARSADDTPIVFERRGAGPVVVVVAGAGNDRHGDEPLVAELMAEFSVVTYDRRGRGGSGDTAPYAVEREIEDLAAVVAALGEPAIVHGISSGGALALLAAAAGVPMARLSVFEPPYRGETEEVPEGYADEMRELVAADRWDDAVALFMMSAVGSPEEVVTEAKASPVWAELRSFAPTLVYDAFVMKDSKVPGELASIAAPVLVVNSNGSTDWLKTAALVTAKVVPGARQVGLDGEFHSVPPERLAPELGAFYRDPR
- a CDS encoding DUF6292 family protein, with amino-acid sequence MTTSTPAPTEAGLELKTRLNAYLEDVAAALGIRRDACTVDLAGPVTARMRLNWRLPGFPERDVDLMWHEEHGWSAAVATHSGDDHHVVVAYLGGRTVASQPRLVARFTESLRTGEHQDCWPGAPTLRTACGPSALAKELSAWA
- a CDS encoding YceI family protein; this translates as MTAGTSARVGTWTVLADRTSATFTVRNFGFRVVHGSIPVSLGSVRVSADGVTAVEAALDLDGIDTGNAKRDADLRKPGLLAIDAQPVLTFAADRVEGGPGEWSAHGSLGARGETCPLTVTATGPADNGDGTWRVVAGAVFDRRAIGLRAPRFLIGREITIALDVVLAPPG
- a CDS encoding DUF5313 domain-containing protein yields the protein MPRKRPDVFRWLWYSLGGRLPERYHDWILHDATTGTWRWRHVARSTVMIAPLCAVWLLLPGPLTLRLAIVLMAALVAYFYSMAYMEESIEHRLAKNGFPPGTGRRTRAEAVAVAEAEVTERYLARYRNQP
- a CDS encoding pseudouridine synthase — translated: MRRKVRPPLPPRHGLDPARLKMPAEGPWTTLREHLVERLPRVAPERIEEMLREERIVGLDGPLGVDSPFVPDSFIWFHRDLPDEVDVPFEVSVVHRDEHFLIADKPHFLATIPRGRHILQTALVRLRREFDLPQLTPAHRLDRVTAGLILFVITPEVRGKYQTMFRDRLVHKEYEAIARYDPKVVLPREISSRIVKERGVIAAQEVDGRPNAETRVELIEHRDGLGRYRLIPATGRTHQLRLHMSGLGLPILGDDFYPELTETPLDDFTEPLQLLAKVLEFTDPVTGERRRFESRQTLQAWTDLHAWRRGPLP
- a CDS encoding cytochrome P450 — protein: MGSIRSRVLAWIGRRYLARQQKNGFDLSKMSIIPDNALLPLKRDGLDPVAELGRIRATEPISKLDLPFGMNGWLVTGYDEAKAVLGKVSEFSNDFTNLVGNAGVTEDQNPGGLGFADPPVHTRLRRLLTPEFTMRRLSRLAPRIDEIVADQLDAMAKADGPVDLWEAFALPIPSLTICELLGVPYEDRDDFQRLSTARFDLFGGAGASLGAMTESLSYLDEIVKKQRENPGDGLLGMLIKEHGDEIDDRELAGLADGVLTGGLETTASMLALGALVLLKDRSLFETVRGDDSAVHKFVEELLRYLTVVQMAFPRFAKEDMEIAGVRIAKGDIVLVSLNVANRDGDLGEDMEKFDATREPTSHLAFGWGIHRCIGAELARMELRTAYPALVRRFPEMRLAIDPDAVSFRKVSIVYGVDALPVLLD